A stretch of the Uranotaenia lowii strain MFRU-FL chromosome 3, ASM2978415v1, whole genome shotgun sequence genome encodes the following:
- the LOC129756578 gene encoding major facilitator superfamily domain-containing protein 6: MGIEINKKLLPMKAHYFLYNAGTAPVVPFMPTLVRQLGFSTVIVGTIYTVLPIVGMLVKPLFGIIADRFQRQKLLFLLFQILTALPFFLIMFIPAIPQESTVSFHCHEGASDLRYCPPNGTTLDSCLTDRIVDENSSNVTIHCRMDCHTEPWMWDTICDYWKIEKYCDKSNIPSDGHLRLTGLVPANRIELLNDCLFFVLKGAEMNGNHVPLYCPANTTGDFRTSCQVNCDNALINEAITHSKIDDDEAKGLYQFWLLFLFLILSWAGMAVVVSVGDAICFEMLGDRPHLYGNQRLWGSIGWGTFSLLAGFLVDQFSNGKASKDYTVVFYMTVVIIAVDILVSSKLKHTQSRLSTNIVRDVGQIFVSFRVVVYFLWCVAVGLGTALIWNFLFWHLEDLASAQQGCDHAAWIKTLEGIVMSIQCFGGELPFFFLSGWILKKIGHINAMSVVLLGFGVRFLLYSLLVDPWWVIPIEFLNGITFGLFYATMASYASIVAPPGTEATMQGLVGAVFEGVGVSCGSLLAGHLFFNVGGSQTFRYFGIAALILCAVHATVQFLLDRFGTKDTRLGYVSPDDAMNQMQDDQPIVYGGK, encoded by the exons ATGGGGatcgaaatcaacaaaaaattgctTCCCATGAAAGCACATTATTTCCTCTACAATGCTG GAACTGCCCCGGTGGTGCCGTTCATGCCAACGTTGGTCCGGCAGCTAGGATTTTCAACCGTGATTGTGGGAACCATCTACACCGTTTTGCCGATCGTTGGCATGCTGGTGAAGCCCCTGTTCGGGATCATTGCCGATCGGTTTCAGAGGCAGAAACTATTGTTCCTATTATTTCAG ATACTCACAGCTTTGCCGTTTTTCCTTATTATGTTCATACCTGCCATACCGCAAGAATCGACAGTGTCCTTCCATTGCCACGAAGGAGCTTCCGACCTACGATACTGTCCCCCGAACGGAACGACACTGGACAGTTGCCTCACGGATCGGATAGTGGACGAGAACAGTAGCAACGTAACCATCCACTGCCGGATGGATTGCCACACAGAACCGTGGATGTGGGACACCATCTGTGACTATTGGAAGATAGAAAAGTACTGCGATAAGAGCAACATTCCCTCAGATGGACACCTAAGGCTGACCGGGCTGGTTCCGGCCAATCGCATTGAGTTGCtgaatgattgtttgtttttcgttctCAAAGGAGCGGAAATGAACGGAAATCATGTGCCGCTTTACTGCCCAGCTAATACGACCGGTGATTTCAGAACCAGCTGCCAGGTGAACTGCGACAATGCACTGATCAACGAGGCCATCACCCATTCCAAGATCGACGACGACGAGGCCAAGGGATTGTATCAATTCTGGTTGTTGTTCCTGTTTCTGATCCTGAGCTGGGCCGGCATGGCCGTTGTGGTTAGCGTGGGCGATGCCATTTGCTTCGAAATGCTCGGCGATCGGCCCCATCTTTACGGAAACCAAAGACTGTGGGGTTCGATCGGGTGGGGAACATTCTCGCTGTTGGCCGGATTTTTGGTAGACCAATTTTCCAATGGCAAAGCTAGCAAGGATTACACGGTAGTTTTCTACATGACGGTCGTTATTATTGCGGTAGATATTTTGGTGTCCTCCAAACTGAAG CATACTCAAAGTAGACTTTCAACAAACATCGTACGAGATGTTGGCCAAATATTCGTTTCCTTCAGAGTGGTGGTATATTTTCTTTGGTGCGTTGCAGTTGGTTTAGGGACGGCATTGATTTGGAACTTCCTGTTCTGGCACTTGGAAGACCTAGCAAGTGCTCAGCAAGG CTGCGATCATGCCGCCTGGATCAAAACGCTAGAAGGTATCGTTATGTCGATTCAATGCTTCGGTGGTGAACTGCCGTTCTTTTTCCTGTCGGGATGGATACTGAAGAAAATCGGTCACATCAATGCCATGAGTGTGGTGCTGTTGGGATTCGGAGTACGTTTTTTGCTCTACTCACTGCTAGTCGATCCATGGTGGGTCATACCGATTGAGTTTCTGAACGGCATCACCTTCGGTTTGTTTTACGCCACGATGGCTTCCTATGCCAGCATTGTTGCACCACCAGGAACAGAAGCAACTATGCAG GGTCTAGTTGGCGCAGTATTCGAAGGTGTCGGAGTGTCTTGCGGCAGTCTGCTGGCGGGTCATCTGTTCTTCAACGTCGGAGGAAGCCAAACGTTCCGGTACTTCGGCATTGCGGCTCTGATTTTGTGCGCCGTTCACGCAACTGTTCAATTTCTTCTCGACCGTTTCGGAACAAAGG